A stretch of the Streptomyces venezuelae genome encodes the following:
- the nadC gene encoding carboxylating nicotinate-nucleotide diphosphorylase has product MSTSEQHEQHEHPELPLVDQNAEGGGCGDDCACGGEESGLDPALAQLLADAGLDPYEVEAIAEMAVSEDLDGGVDVTTVATVPEDATATADFTAREAGVVAGLRIAEAVFSVVCTDTFEVERHVEDGDRVEAGQVLLSVTGRTRDLLTGERSALNIVCRLSGIATATRRWADALDGTGAKVRDTRKTTPGLRSLEKYAVRCGGGVNHRMSLADAALVKDNHVVAAGGVAQAFKAVRAAFPDVPVEVEVDTLHQCREAMDAGADLILLDNFTPMDTEEAVILNREHNKGRAVLESSGRLTLENARAYAQTGVDYLAVGGLTHSSPILDIGLDLREAV; this is encoded by the coding sequence GTGAGCACCTCCGAGCAGCACGAGCAGCACGAGCACCCCGAACTTCCGCTGGTCGACCAGAACGCCGAGGGCGGCGGCTGCGGCGACGACTGTGCCTGCGGCGGCGAGGAGTCCGGCCTCGACCCGGCCCTCGCCCAGCTCCTGGCGGACGCCGGCCTCGACCCGTACGAGGTCGAGGCGATCGCCGAGATGGCCGTCTCCGAGGACCTGGACGGCGGCGTGGACGTCACCACCGTCGCCACCGTGCCGGAGGACGCCACCGCCACCGCCGACTTCACGGCGCGGGAGGCCGGGGTCGTCGCCGGGCTGCGGATCGCCGAAGCCGTGTTCTCCGTCGTGTGCACCGACACCTTCGAGGTCGAGCGGCACGTGGAGGACGGCGACCGGGTCGAGGCCGGACAGGTGCTGCTGTCCGTGACCGGGCGCACCCGCGACCTGCTGACCGGAGAACGCAGCGCGCTCAACATCGTCTGCCGGCTGTCGGGCATCGCGACGGCCACCCGCCGGTGGGCCGATGCCCTCGACGGCACCGGCGCGAAGGTCCGGGACACCCGCAAGACCACCCCGGGGCTGCGCTCCCTGGAGAAGTACGCGGTCCGGTGCGGCGGCGGCGTCAACCACCGCATGTCGCTGGCGGACGCGGCGCTGGTGAAGGACAACCACGTGGTGGCGGCGGGCGGGGTCGCCCAGGCGTTCAAGGCCGTCCGGGCCGCCTTCCCGGACGTGCCGGTCGAGGTCGAGGTCGACACCCTGCACCAGTGCCGCGAGGCCATGGACGCGGGCGCCGACCTGATCCTGCTCGACAACTTCACCCCGATGGACACCGAGGAAGCGGTCATCCTCAACCGCGAGCACAACAAGGGGCGGGCGGTCCTGGAGTCCTCGGGCCGGCTGACCCTGGAGAACGCGCGGGCGTATGCGCAGACGGGCGTCGACTACCTGGCGGTGGGCGGGCTGACGCACTCCTCGCCGATCCTGGACATCGGCCTGGACCTGCGCGAGGCGGTGTAA